A region from the Coffea eugenioides isolate CCC68of chromosome 9, Ceug_1.0, whole genome shotgun sequence genome encodes:
- the LOC113782655 gene encoding heavy metal-associated isoprenylated plant protein 7-like: MGEEKKEEANKEEQKKQVPGNKEDTSKKEEEGDKKEEKKEEEVQEIVLKVDMHCEACARKVTRALKGFQGVESVTADCKGSKVVVKGKSADPVKVCERIHRKSGRKVELISPLPKPLEEAPTAPVEEKKTEEPPAVITVVLNVQMHCEACAQVLQKRIRKVQGVESVTTDVANNQVVVKGVVDPEKLVTDVYKRTRKQASIVKDEAKKEDEKKDDVKTGVKENEKKESEEGKEGDDVKTDAKKSEYWPQRYYYMEYAYPSLMFSDENPHACTVM; encoded by the exons ATGGGCGAA GAGAAGAAAGAGGAAGCGAACAAGGAGGAGCAAAAGAAACAAGTACCGGGAAACAAAGAAGATACTagtaaaaaggaagaagaaggggacaagaaagaagaaaagaaggaagaagaggTTCAGGAGATTGTTCTCAAGGTTGACATGCATTGCGAGGCTTGTGCAAGAAAAGTTACTCGAGCTTTGAAAGGATTCCAAG GAGTGGAGAGCGTAACGGCGGATTGCAAGGGGAGTAAGGTGGTGGTGAAAGGCAAGAGCGCGGACCCGGTGAAGGTGTGCGAGAGGATACATCGGAAAAGCGGCCGAAAAGTGGAGCTTATTTCACCTTTGCCTAAGCCACTAGAGGAAGCACCCACAGCCCCCGTGGAAGAGAAAAAGACGGAAGAg CCGCCTGCTGTTATAACAGTTGTGTTGAACGTTCAAATGCATTGCGAAGCATGTGCTCAGGTTTTGCAGAAACGAATCCGAAAAGTCCAAG GTGTCGAATCTGTCACAACAGACGTTGCAAATAATCAGGTCGTGGTAAAAGGTGTTGTTGATCCGGAGAAGCTGGTGACTGATGTGTACAAGCGAACCCGCAAGCAAGCTTCGATAGTGAAGGATGAggcaaagaaggaagatgagAAGAAAGATGACGTGAAGACGGGAGTGaaagaaaatgagaagaaagaaagCGAGGAAGGGAAGGAAGGAGATGATGTGAAGACAGACGCCAAGAAAAGTGAATACTGGCCTCAAAGGTACTACTACATGGAGTACGCTTATCCTTCTCTAATGTTCAGTGATGAGAATCCACATGCTTGCACTGTTATGTAA
- the LOC113783299 gene encoding oligopeptide transporter 3-like, producing the protein MTSCFILIFLNTFFSYRTQPLFISAILMQILTLPMGRFMAAALPTRSYSVNLGLGRWSSFSLNPGPFNVKEHVMVTILANCGAATGGFEAYSMGAITVMKSYYNLNLTFFAAFLIVVTAQLMGYGWAGMMRRYLIEPAEMWWPANLAQVSLFRALHEKESKKAGMTRMQFFLMFLVASFAYYTFPGYLFPLLTFFSWTCWLWPRSVTAHQVGSGYHGLGLGAFSLDWAGIAAYHGSPLVTPWSSIVNIAFGFVFFIYVIFPLCYWKYNTFDAHKFPIFSNQLFTSTGQKYDVTKILNSRFELDTAAFEKFGKLYMVPLYAMSLGSGFARVSSVFMHVALYNGGDIWKRFSWSTKKIKLDIHAKLMRNYKAVPRWWFLVVLVISIGLSLLVCFLLKQDVQLPWWGFLLAAGLAWLLTLPVGVIQATTNQQPGYDLVAQLMIGYLLPGKPIANLLFKMYGKTSILHALSFLSDFKLGHYMKIPPRSMFTVQLVGSLVASLANLGMGWWMLESIPNICDVEALHPDSPWTCPKFRVMFDTTVVWGLIGPERLFGPHGLYRNMIWLFPLGALLPIPVWILSRKFPDKKWISLINIPLITCGFTGIPPAAPTNIASWIVMGLIFNHFLFKYRKGWWQKYNYVLSSALDAGTAFMGVLLFFALQNSGKNLKWWGTEPDHCPLASCPTAPGITVAGCPVVK; encoded by the exons ATGACCTCGTGCTTCATACTCATCTTCCTCAACACCTTCTTCTCCTACAGAACCCAACCTCTCTTCATCTCCGCCATTCTCATGCAAATCCTTACGCTCCCGATGGGCCGCTTCATGGCAGCTGCATTGCCCACCCGAAGTTACTCCGTTAATCTTGGACTTGGACGATGGAGCAGTTTTAGCCTCAACCCGGGGCCTTTCAACGTGAAAGAGCACGTGATGGTGACTATATTGGCTAACTGCGGTGCCGCCACCGGCGGATTCGAAGCTTACTCCATGGGTGCTATCACCGTCATGAAGTCCTACTACAACCTCAACCTCACTTTCTTCGCTGCATTTCTCATTGTCGTCACCGCTCAG CTTATGGGTTATGGATGGGCTGGGATGATGAGGAGGTACCTCATTGAACCTGCCGAAATGTGGTGGCCTGCAAACCTGGCTCAAGTTTCTTTGTTTAG GGCTCTCCACGAAAAGGAATCGAAAAAAGCAGGCATGACCAGGATGCAGTTCTTCCTCATGTTTCTAGTAGCCAGCTTCGCTTACTACACCTTTCCAGGGTATCTGTTCCCGCTCCTAACATTCTTCTCGTGGACCTGCTGGCTGTGGCCTCGCAGCGTCACGGCCCACCAGGTTGGTTCAGGATATCACGGTCTCGGACTGGGTGCCTTCTCCCTCGACTGGGCGGGGATCGCGGCTTATCACGGCAGCCCACTAGTCACACCCTGGTCCTCCATCGTCAACATAGCCTTCGGATTCGTCTTCTTCATCTACGTCATATTCCCGCTGTGTTACTGGAAATATAACACCTTCGATGCCCACAAATTTCCCATCTTCTCCAATCAGCTCTTCACCTCCACCGGTCAAAAGTACGACGTGACCAAGATTTTGAACTCCCGGTTTGAACTGGACACTGCTGCCTTTGAAAAGTTTGGAAAGCTGTACATGGTCCCTCTCTATGCCATGTCACTTGGGTCGGGCTTTGCCCGAGTTTCATCGGTTTTCATGCACGTGGCGCTTTACAACGGCGG CGATATATGGAAGCGATTTAGCTGGTCTACAAAGAAGATCAAACTAGACATCCATGCGAAACTGATGAGAAATTACAAGGCAGTACCACGTTGGTGGTTCCTGGTGGTGTTAGTCATCAGCATTGGACTGTCACTCCTGGTTTGCTTTCTACTGAAACAAGACGTGCAGTTGCCGTGGTGGGGTTTCCTGCTTGCTGCTGGTTTGGCCTGGTTGCTCACCCTCCCGGTCGGAGTCATTCAAGCTACCACCAACCAG CAACCTGGATATGACCTTGTTGCGCAGTTGATGATCGGCTATCTCCTACCTGGGAAACCGATTGCCAACTTGCTTTTCAAGATGTACGGCAAGACCAGTATCCTTCATGCTCTTTCTTTCTTGTCTGACTTCAAACTTGGTCACTACATGAAAATTCCCCCAAGAAGCATGTTCACTGTACAG CTGGTTGGTTCACTAGTTGCTAGTTTAGCCAACCTTGGAATGGGATGGTGGATGTTGGAGAGCATCCCCAACATCTGCGATGTGGAGGCGCTTCATCCGGACAGTCCATGGACGTGCCCCAAGTTTCGAGTGATGTTCGATACTACTGTAGTATGGGGTCTGATTGGACCAGAGCGGCTGTTTGGACCTCATGGTCTGTACAGGAACATGATATGGCTATTCCCACTGGGGGCCCTCTTACCAATACCTGTGTGGATTTTAAGCAGAAAGTTCCCGGACAAAAAATGGATTTCCCTAATCAACATCCCTCTTATAACTTGTGGCTTCACCGGAATTCCACCTGCAGCCCCAACCAACATTGCCAGCTGGATTGTCATGGGTTTGATCTTCAACCACTTTCTGTTCAAGTACCGGAAAGGATGGTGGCAGAAGTACAACTATGTTTTGTCTTCTGCTTTGGATGCAGGGACCGCTTTCATGGGGGTTCTGTTGTTTTTTGCTCTTCAGAATTCAGGCAAAAACTTGAAGTGGTGGGGAACTGAGCCAGACCACTGCCCTTTGGCGTCCTGCCCAACAGCACCTGGGATTACAGTTGCAGGATGCCCGGTTGTTAAATAG
- the LOC113783542 gene encoding oligopeptide transporter 3-like, with amino-acid sequence MVSDKADNRSSGTGGPPETEELERCSVEEVGLVVPETDDPSLPVMTFRTWFIGLNSCLILIFLNTFFIYRTQPLFISAILMQIVALPIGKFMAAVLPEEKYTVFGRWSFSLNPGPFNVKEHVVITILASCGAAAGGSEAYSMGAITVMKSYYKLNVNFLAALLIVLTTQLIGYGWAGMLRRYLIEPVEMWWPANLAQVSLFRALHEKESRKEGLTRMQFFLVFLAASFAYYTFPGYLFPLLTFFSWVCWVWPNSVTAQQIGSGYHGLGLGAFSLDWAGIAAYHGSPLVTPWSSILNIAFGFVLFVYVIYPLCYWKYNTFDARKFPIFSNQLFTSSGQKYDVTKILNSQLELDTAAYAKYGKLYMCPLYAMSLGSGFARVSAVFAHVALFHGSDIWKRFSCGAMKIKLDIHAKLMASYKPVPEWWFLIILAVSIALSLLMSVVLKQDVQLPWWGFIFASGLAWALTLPIGVIQATTNQQPGYDIIAQLMIGYILPGKPIANLLFKIYGRTSVIHALSFLSDLKLGHYMKIPPRCMFTAQLVGTLVAGLANLVIGWWMLRSIPNICDVEALHPESPWTCPRFRLTFDTTVVWGLIGPERLFGPKGLYRNMVWLFPVGALLPLPVWILSRIFPDKKWISLINIPLITCGFVGLPPAAPTNIASWIVMGLIFNHLVFKYRKGWWQKYNYVLSSALDAGTAFMGVLVFFALQNSGKNLKWWGTEPDHCPLASCPTAAGIVAAGCPAFK; translated from the exons ATGGTTTCGGACAAGGCCGACAATCGGAGCAGCGGTACTGGAGGGCCTCCAGAAACCGAAGAGTTAGAAAGATGCTCGGTGGAGGAGGTGGGGTTGGTGGTTCCAGAAACAGACGACCCTTCCCTCCCAGTAATGACATTTCGAACGTGGTTTATAGGCCTCAACTCATGCCTGATATTGATATTCCTCAACACTTTCTTCATATACAGAACCCAACCTTTGTTCATCTCCGCAATTCTGATGCAAATAGTTGCATTACCAATAGGGAAGTTCATGGCAGCTGTGCTGCCTGAGGAGAAATACACAGTTTTTGGAAGGTGGAGTTTCAGCCTCAACCCTGGGCCCTTCAATGTGAAGGAGCATGTGGTCATCACTATATTGGCTAGTTGCGGGGCTGCCGCCGGTGGAAGTGAAGCTTATTCCATGGGTGCCATCACCGTCATGAAATCTTATTACAAGCTCAACGTCAATTTCCTCGCTGCACTGCTCATTGTTTTAACGACTCAG CTAATTGGCTATGGCTGGGCTGGGATGCTAAGGAGATACCTTATCGAACCTGTTGAAATGTGGTGGCCAGCAAACCTTGCTCAAGTTTCTCTATTTAG GGCTCTCCATGAGAAAGAATCAAGAAAAGAAGGGTTGACAAGGATGCAATTTTTCCTCGTGTTTCTGGCAGCGAGCTTCGCGTACTACACATTTCCAGGGTATCTGTTTCCGCTGCTAACATTCTTCTCGTGGGTTTGTTGGGTTTGGCCTAATAGCGTCACGGCGCAGCAAATCGGTTCAGGGTACCACGGACTTGGACTAGGTGCCTTCTCCCTTGACTGGGCAGGGATCGCCGCCTATCACGGCAGCCCACTGGTCACCCCTTGGTCTTCCATTCTCAACATTGCTTTCGGCTTTGTCCTGTTCGTATACGTTATTTACCCTCTTTGTTACTGGAAATACAACACCTTTGATGCCCGCAAGTTTCCCATATTTTCCAACCAGCTGTTCACCTCCAGCGGCCAGAAGTACGATGTAACAAAGATTTTGAACTCGCAGCTGGAGCTGGACACCGCTGCCTATGCCAAGTACGGAAAGCTCTACATGTGCCCCCTCTATGCCATGTCACTTGGGTCGGGATTTGCTAGAGTTTCTGCAGTTTTCGCGCATGTAGCTCTTTTCCATGGCAG TGATATTTGGAAGCGATTCAGCTGTGGAGCAATGAAGATCAAATTAGACATTCACGCAAAGCTGATGGCCAGTTACAAGCCGGTCCCTGAGTGGTGGTTCCTCATCATATTGGCGGTGAGCATTGCTCTATCACTCCTCATGTCTGTCGTGTTGAAACAAGATGTTCAGCTGCCCTGGTGGGGCTTCATCTTTGCTTCTGGCTTGGCCTGGGCGCTTACTCTCCCTATTGGAGTCATTCAAGCAACCACCAACCAG CAACCTGGATATGACATAATTGCCCAGCTGATGATTGGGTACATCCTTCCAGGGAAACCAATTGCTAACTTGCTTTTCAAGATCTATGGCCGGACCAGCGTTATTCATGCACTTTCATTCTTATCTGACCTTAAACTTGGGCACTACATGAAAATTCCACCACGATGCATGTTCACTGCACAG CTGGTAGGAACGTTAGTTGCTGGTCTAGCCAACCTCGTAATAGGATGGTGGATGCTGAGAAGCATCCCAAACATCTGCGACGTGGAGGCGCTTCATCCAGAGAGCCCATGGACATGCCCCAGATTCCGGTTAACCTTTGACACAACAGTGGTTTGGGGACTTATTGGACCAGAAAGACTGTTTGGACCTAAAGGTCTGTACAGGAACATGGTATGGCTATTCCCCGTAGGAGCTCTCTTGCCACTGCCTGTATGGATTTTGAGCAGAATCTTCCCCGACAAAAAATGGATCTCTCTAATCAACATACCGCTCATAACTTGTGGCTTCGTCGGACTTCCACCAGCGGCTCCCACCAATATTGCTAGCTGGATTGTCATGGGATTGATCTTCAACCATCTTGTGTTCAAATACAGAAAAGGATGGTGGCAGAAGTACAACTACGTTCTGTCTTCTGCGCTTGATGCTGGGACAGCTTTCATGGGCGTGCTGGTATTCTTTGCACTGCAGAATTCTGGAAAGAACCTCAAGTGGTGGGGCACCGAACCAGACCATTGTCCTTTGGCATCCTGCCCAACGGCAGCAGGGATTGTAGCTGCAGGATGCCCAGCcttcaaatag
- the LOC113783048 gene encoding protein PYRICULARIA ORYZAE RESISTANCE 21-like, producing MAEKVTTMRLKVDLQCPCCYKKVKKILCKFPQIRDQIYDEKQNLVTITVVCCSPEKIRDKLCCKGGKVIKSIEIVEPPKPKPPPEKPKEPEKPKPPLDEPDDTTQSERPTVRVVEKSKTPVWWLVCCWGIL from the exons ATGGCTGAGAAG GTGACTACAATGAGACTCAAGGTTGATCTTCAATGCCCCTGCTGCTATAAGAAGGTCAAGAAAATCCTCTGCAAATTTCCTC AAATCAGAGACCAGATATATGATGAGAAGCAAAATCTGGTGACCATCACCGTCGTGTGCTGTAGCCCCGAGAAAATCCGCGACAAATTATGTTGCAAGGGTGGCAAAGTCATTAAGAGTATTGAGATCGTGGAGCCACCAAAGCCCAAGCCACCGCCGGAGAAGCCTAAAGAGCCCGAAAAGCCCAAGCCACCGCTCGATGAGCCGGATGACACCACACAGTCAGAGAGACCCACAGTTAGAGTAGTTGAAAAGTCGAAGACACCTGTTTGGTGGCTTGTTTGTTGTTGGGGAATACTCTGA
- the LOC113782647 gene encoding oligopeptide transporter 3-like → MEASKHPSAQPQAHPPPHPEKLNGGDAPAPTDHKDRCSVEEVALVVPETDDPTLPVMTFRAWFLGLTSCTILIFLNTFFIYRTQPLTISAILMQIAVLPIGKFMAAALPTKTYTLFRRWSFSLNPGPFNIKEHVIITVMANCGVSIGGGDAYSIGAITVMRAYYKQTLSFLCALLIVLTTQILGYGWAGMLRKYLVDPVEMWWPSNLAQVSLFRALHEKESKSQGMTRMQFFLIFLAASFAYYALPGYLFPILTFFSWVCWAWPRSITAQQIGSGYHGLGIGAFTLDWAGISAYHGSPLVTPWSSILNVAVGFVMFIYIIVPLCYWKFNTFDAHKFPIFSNQLFTSTGHKYDTTKILTPNYELDIPAYEKYSKLYLSPLFALSIGSGFARFTATLTHVALFHGSDIWKQSRSATKNVKLDIHAKLMKSYKQVPQWWYLVLLVGSIALSLMMSFVWKREVQLSWWGMLFAFGLAWIVTLPIGVIQATTNQQPGYDIIAQFIIGYVLPGKPIANLLFKIYGRISTIHALSFLADLKLGHYMKIPPRCMYTAQLVGTLVSGTVNLAVAWWMLGSIENLCDVEALHPESPWTCPKFRVTFDASVIWGLIGPERLFGPGGLYRNLVWLFIIGAVLPVPVWMLSKMFPDQKWIPLINIPVISYGFAGMPPATPTNIASWIITGMIFNYFVFKYRKGWWQKYNYVLSAALDAGTAFMGVLLFFALQNEGKNIKWWGAELDHCPLASCPTAPGIVVEGCPLFK, encoded by the exons ATGGAGGCTTCCAAGCACCCCTCCGCCCAGCCCCAAGCTCACCCTCCCCCTCACCCAGAGAAGCTCAACGGAGGAGATGCCCCTGCCCCAACTGATCATAAAGACAGATGTTCCGTGGAGGAGGTGGCGTTGGTGGTCCCTGAGACCGACGATCCAACCCTCCCGGTCATGACATTCCGTGCATGGTTCTTAGGCTTAACCTCATGCACCATCTTGATTTTCCTCAACACTTTCTTTATCTACAGAACTCAGCCCCTCACCATCTCCGCCATTCTCATGCAAATCGCCGTTCTCCCGATTGGCAAGTTCATGGCTGCTGCATTGCCCACCAAAACCTACACTTTATTCCGACGGTGGAGCTTTAGCCTCAATCCGGGACCATTTAACATCAAGGAGCACGTCATCATCACTGTTATGGCTAATTGTGGGGTTTCTATTGGTGGTGGTGATGCTTACTCCATTGGTGCTATTACCGTCATGAGGGCTTACTATAAGCAGACCTTGAGTTTCCTATGCGCTCTCTTGATTGTCTTGACTACCCAG ATATTGGGTTATGGATGGGCTGGGATGCTAAGGAAGTATCTGGTTGACCCTGTTGAAATGTGGTGGCCTTCGAACCTTGCTCAGGTTTCCCTGTTTAG GGCACTTCATGAGAAGGAATCAAAATCACAAGGCATGACAAGGATGCAGTTTTTTCTTATATTCCTGGCTGCGAGCTTTGCCTATTATGCACTTCCCGGTTATCTGTTCCCAATTTTGACATTCTTTTCTTGGGTCTGTTGGGCGTGGCCTCGTAGCATAACAGCACAGCAAATTGGTTCTGGGTACCATGGATTGGGCATTGGTGCTTTTACCCTTGACTGGGCTGGAATTTCAGCTTATCATGGCAGCCCGCTAGTCACACCTTGGTCTTCAATTTTGAATGTTGCCGTTGGCTTTGTCATGTTTATCTACATTATTGTCCCTCTATGTTATTGGAAGTTCAACACCTTTGATGCTCACAAGTTCCCCATATTCTCCAACCAGCTGTTCACTTCTACTGGCCACAAATATGATACAACCAAGATTTTGACCCCGAATTACGAACTTGACATTCCTGCCTATGAAAAATATAGCAAGCTCTACCTTAGTCCTCTCTTTGCCCTTTCAATTGGATCAGGCTTCGCTAGATTTACAGCAACCCTCACTCATGTAGCACTTTTCCATGGCAG CGACATTTGGAAGCAAAGTAGATCTGCTACCAAGAACGTCAAATTGGACATCCATGCAAAGCTGATGAAAAGTTACAAACAAGTCCCTCAATGGTGGTACCTCGTCTTATTAGTAGGCAGCATTGCCCTGTCCCTAATGATGTCTTTTGTCTGGAAAAGAGAAGTTCAGCTGTCATGGTGGGGAATGCTCTTTGCATTCGGATTGGCTTGGATTGTTACACTCCCTATAGGTGTTATTCAAGCAACTACTAACCAG CAACCAGGATACGACATAATTGCTCAGTTCATAATTGGATATGTCCTCCCAGGAAAACCTATTGCAAACTTGCTTTTCAAGATTTATGGCCGAATCAGCACTATTCATGCTCTCTCTTTCTTAGCTGACCTTAAGCTTGGGCACTACATGAAAATTCCTCCGAGATGCATGTACACAGCTCAG CTGGTAGGAACACTAGTGTCCGGTACAGTCAACCTTGCAGTAGCATGGTGGATGTTGGGAAGCATCGAAAACCTGTGCGACGTCGAGGCTCTGCATCCTGAGAGCCCCTGGACCTGTCCTAAATTTCGAGTCACTTTTGATGCTTCTGTGATCTGGGGTCTAATTGGACCGGAACGTCTGTTTGGACCTGGTGGTTTGTACAGGAACCTGGTATGGCTATTCATAATTGGAGCAGTCTTGCCAGTGCCAGTTTGGATGTTGAGCAAAATGTTCCCAGACCAGAAATGGATCCCTTTGATTAACATACCAGTTATATCTTACGGCTTTGCTGGAATGCCCCCTGCAACCCCGACCAATATTGCAAGCTGGATCATTACTGGAATGATCTTCAACTACTTCGTTTTCAAATACAGAAAAGGATGGTGGCAGAAATATAACTATGTTTTGTCAGCTGCACTGGATGCTGGAACTGCTTTCATGGGCGTGCTATTGTTCTTTGCGCTGCAGAATGAAGGGAAAAACATCAAGTGGTGGGGGGCTGAGCTGGATCACTGTCCATTGGCGTCCTGCCCAACAGCACCTGGAATTGTAGTTGAAGGATGCCCTCTTTTTAAGTAG